From the genome of Seriola aureovittata isolate HTS-2021-v1 ecotype China chromosome 18, ASM2101889v1, whole genome shotgun sequence:
AAGAAACCAGCGGAGGGGGCTTTCCACTTTCAGCTCTTTGATATTCAGATGAGGTGAAAACAGATTAACCTCAGTCAAAAGAGCATGGGGTACTTTTCCGTTAACTGTGCTGTTTTACATAACCTTCGTCGTCAAAACAACCAGGAACATTAAGATCTAAACATGATCTCTATGTGGTTTGTTAATATGAAGTTCTTGTAGTGAAGAACTGATAATGTGATTAGATGTACTGCTTCACATACCTGGTGAATCGTACTTCACAGATAGTGCACATGTACGGTTTCTCCCCTGTATGCGTCCTCATGTGTCGAGGCAGTTTCCCAGCTCCTTGGATGACCTTGTTGCAGATAGGACACTGCTGTGACGCTTTGggcttcatcttcctctcctcctccagctgccaGGGAGGGAACAGCGCCCCGAGGTGGGAAGCGGAGCTCAAGAAGCTCAGGTACGACCGGAAGTCAGCTTCGTCCTTAATCTGACCCAGAGCGTGACCTTCTGACGGCACTGAACCAGCGTTCATGGTGCTGCCAAGACCCGAGCTGACAAACTCTTTCAGGAAGTCACCGTGGAGCAGACTGGGTGGGacttcctctttcatctcctcctttaTGATCTCTCTTTTCACAGCTAGATCAAGGGGCCTGGAGGCCTCAAGTGGGGCAGAGGTTGAGAAGGCGTGAGGGAGCCTGGTTTGCGGTGAGACTCCTGCATGGGGATGCTGATGGTGGCTGGGATCCAGGAGCTGCTGGGTGAAGGCCGGGAACTCAGCAGCCCACATGGAGGGGTAGAAacctgggaggagaggagaaaagttgGTCCTCCGATCCAGTGTTGACATACGGGGATACAGCCCTTCCTGGAGGAGAGACTCGATGGAGAAATCCTTCAGAGCTCGACTCTCCATACTCTCCTGCCGCATAAAGACAGCATCATGAGCCTTTCAAGCTTAGGAACAATCAAGACAAGATTACTTACAAAATGTCCAGTGAACTCACCTGTTTTCCTCTCATGTTGTCTGGAGACTGTGACTGGGACGACTCCCTGCGCAGGTCAAACTGCTGATGGAATGTGGAGGTGCTCGGAGGCGGCAAATCGTCCGTCCCCGAAGGCGTCTGCTCCCCCCTGCTCTCCGATGACTGCAGTGACCTCTCGCTGACgttgtcctcctcttcttcctgctcatCCTTCCTCGACCCTGcgtcctcctcttcatcctcctcctcctcttcctcctcctcgtcttcctccgcatcctcctcttcctcctcgtcctcttctccctccaccACTCGCCTTCCCCCGCCTCCGCCGCCTCCACCCCCGCTGTCCATGATCTCCAGGCAAACGTTGATGATGCAGGGAATCTCCAACATCTGAGCCGCATTCAGGATCTCTTTAACGTTGGACGCCGTCACCGTCAGAGTAGAAGTGTAGGCAAACTCCAGGATGGCTGTGAGACACTCCGGCGCCACAAAGTCGATTTCGTACACGGCCGCTGTGGGATGGTGATCTCTGGCATCAGTGGTGGCCACTGTGAACAGTTTCTTGAAGTACTGGCTGCAGGCGGCCAGAACGGAGCGGTGGGTGCGGTACTCCTGGTCACGGACGATGAGGATGACATCGCAGAGCAGCCCGTCACGACGCTGCTCGTTGAGGCTGCAGAGGACATCGCTGCTGTGATTCGGGAAAGGGATTCCAATCAggtcctcctctctgtgatgAACCATTCTCCTCTCTCCGTCACTGTTGGTTATCTAGATGGGAGACAGTAGCATTGAACTGTTTAATGGCACTTGAATCACACTTGAAaggtcaaactgaaaaaaaatagttttgtgGAACCCACGTTTTCCTCTCCAAAACTCCATTAATCCTCAATCGTTTTATTTGCGCTTTTAAGTTCTGCCTCAGTTTGTGCCTTTGATGCATTGCGTCATTGAATCACAGAGCTAAgcatctgtttttctaaaaGATAAACCGTCTGGTAATGTTTCAAAAACCCACAAGGTTGTTCAACATTTAGAAGACATTTTGAGAATCCTTAAACTCTTGAAGGTCTGTCTGGACCAAAAAATATTGAGTCTGGCACACAACAAGGAAGATCTTTGAACACATATCCTGAGATGTGATTACAAATCCTCCCCCCTCAAAAAAATAGAGAGGGGTTGAGACATACCTCTGCTCATTTtgtacaacacacaaaaaaaatatgaagccGCTTTAATGtatgaaattataaaatcattcaaaataACATATCTGATAATAAAACTTTAGaatttttttacacttaaatgAAGCATGCATTGTGAGACATGCAACTCGGGGTGATGTTAATCAGTGATTGATCTGAACATGCACTGTTTGCATGTTAAGGCCAATAACAAAACAGGATCTGAGTTAGTGATTTAAAGAGTGCACTGAGAGCGACAAGTGGCCCACGGCTCGGCTCACACCTGCACCTCAGCTTGAAATGGAGTGTCACTGACAACAATCACCATCCATTCATCAGATGAAGGGATTTTCAAAAAGCGTTGATATTTGAATAGTGGGGAGGCTCTTAACCCAAGCTGATATTGTTAACACAGTGAGTGACAGTCTAGCTTtatgaaatatactgtaggCATGCTTGTTTGTGTGCCATCTGTGCAGCAAACAACAAGTGGTAAATACAGCATGTCTCATTTTGAGCAAACATCGCATTGGTAATATTTATTCTTGAATGTGTTATCGCGATTTCTTGAAGGAGCGTGTTGCAACTGTGCAAGTTAGGGAAACCCATCATCTTGATAATACGGtgtctggctttttttttttcctatttgaCACTCAAACAAGCAATGAGGTTGTGATGATAGATGCGTGAGAGATTCTGTGATGTTGGTAAtgtccaccaccacccccccaccacccccacccttgTCTTCTTCCACCAGATATGAGCACAAAGCAAGCTGATACCTTCATTTCAACACAGTGTGTGATTTGGATGTggtgagaaatgaagaaaacaacaaaggagGTCAGATTGTACTCTAGATGCCGTATCCTGTCAGAATGCTTAGTTTGCAGTCACCTCGCTCATTTGTGTCACAGCACAGTGACGGCAGATACCGTATGAATGTACAGACAAAACTGTTCTCTGCCTTAAAATCTCCGTCCCACAGCTGCCTGAGTTCCTACCTGTTGAttcactctgctgttgtttacagttacagtgaTAAAACTTCCTCTGGCAGAgtgctcattcattcacttctATGAATAGAGCTTAAACTTAGCCGTCCACACTTGGTGGTCACTGGAGGCATGTGTAGATAAATACTTTGAAGCGGCCCCGCTCACCACAGCTGCATTGTTGACTGGCTCTAAATGGGCTAGGGctgaagccacacacacacacacacacacacacacacacacacacgcaaatacacacacacacacacacacacacacacacacacacacacacatgcacacacacacacacacacacacacacacacacacacacacacacacacacattctcacttttttgtttcttgtgcTGCAGTGGATCACACCacaggagaaacaaaaaaaactatttcagaAAATCCCTTAGTTCACCTGCAGGCATACAACTTGGATACCAATCTTATTTGTAGTTTATTCTTGTCGATCTTGTTGCTAGGTAACTGTTGCTATGTTCATGCCATTGATACAGTGTGGACATAATTAAAATGTCTATAGAGGGAGGTTGTATAGGATATAGGCCCGTAGACCTGTGCAACTTCATCGAGGGAAAACTGGAACAAAAGAGCGACAGAGAAAGTTACAGTGGCCAGAAAAACTGACAGGATCGTgtattcaaaaataataatgaatgatgaaatgaaaagagattATATCTGTATTGAATTTCATATAAATCCTTCTGTGAAGCGCAAATCCTGTACTATAAACTCAGGTAATACATTAAAACCTCTTTCACTGATTCTGCTGTTTCCTCCACAGATTAATGTTGCTTctacaaagaaacagacaaTATCTTTTTTCTATTACGTTTCACACGGCTCGTAATGTTCATAAAAGTGTTAGCCTTGGTAAAAGGTGAGAGAATCTCCAGTGAAACAGCAAAGGAAAGATCAGATGGCCCTAAAAGTTCCCTAACAGGTTGCACAAACACCAGCGGAGGGGCCCCTCCCTGTAACAGCCTGCCAAGGCAAACAATAGTGCAGAACTTGGAACAACACTGAGTGGataagagggagagaaaaagagtctGACTGGGAGGGCTTGGCGAACTCACTGTCATTCGTTTGCTCTCAATCCATCCCACCCACTCCTGGAACTATGGGACAcgtgctgctgttgctgtttgttcGCCTAGTGCCCCAGCGAGCACCACTCCCCTCTATTCCCACTGTTTGCCTGCCACTAGCTAGTGCTAGCTCTTAGTGGCCGGCCCCTAATTACAATGTGGAGAGGATCTAAGGAGGATGTGCCACATagacagggaggggaggagggcaCAGCTTTCCCACCACAAGGTCCTGGAGTGCCATTTCATCAGCCGAACAGCCTTAACCCTttatacacgcacacacccccacccacccgtCAGACCAGCCAGGGTGGAGACGTCTTGTGAAAGGGCTCTGATAATTACTGCTTAAGTCATTTGACACGACATCCATCTTACTCTTCTGGAAAAGTCATGGAAGGACAATCAAACTTTTTCTTCAGCAAAAAAAACTGACGCAGTAAATGGTTGTCAGGCTTCATCAACCTGCCATTATAAGGTGACACAATCTTTGAATAAAATAGTGAAAGTCGTATTTTGATACAATTGTCAGCTGCTGCACCCATTTCTGTTTATAACACAAGCATCACTGAATCAATATACTTAACAGGAATTTCAGTTGCATGTGTGATACTAGCTCAGAATCAACTTAATTATTGAATTGACCTGTAATGGACAGTCTCTCTCAGTTTCtgcccgtctctctctcctcctgcctggACCGGCCACGTCTCCTCTCATGCCTCACTTAGTCACTAACACTTTCAACTCAGCACTCCCACCCCAAATTATGTGTCACCTCCATTCAGTGTCGTCTTTCTCCCAAGAACTTCATCTGCTTTCCGGG
Proteins encoded in this window:
- the LOC130186632 gene encoding zinc finger and BTB domain-containing protein 7C, giving the protein MVHHREEDLIGIPFPNHSSDVLCSLNEQRRDGLLCDVILIVRDQEYRTHRSVLAACSQYFKKLFTVATTDARDHHPTAAVYEIDFVAPECLTAILEFAYTSTLTVTASNVKEILNAAQMLEIPCIINVCLEIMDSGGGGGGGGGRRVVEGEEDEEEEEDAEEDEEEEEEEEDEEEDAGSRKDEQEEEEDNVSERSLQSSESRGEQTPSGTDDLPPPSTSTFHQQFDLRRESSQSQSPDNMRGKQESMESRALKDFSIESLLQEGLYPRMSTLDRRTNFSPLLPGFYPSMWAAEFPAFTQQLLDPSHHQHPHAGVSPQTRLPHAFSTSAPLEASRPLDLAVKREIIKEEMKEEVPPSLLHGDFLKEFVSSGLGSTMNAGSVPSEGHALGQIKDEADFRSYLSFLSSASHLGALFPPWQLEEERKMKPKASQQCPICNKVIQGAGKLPRHMRTHTGEKPYMCTICEVRFTRQDKLKIHMRKHTGERPYICLHCNSKFVHNYDLKNHLRIHTGVRPYQCEHCYKSFTRSDHLHRHIKRQSCRISRPRRGRKPAAWRSTPTSNFLCPPTAATNRFEENGLSPAYQGVKSHGLGEMLGLSNRGLGFKSVDGAGRESREERRAEGKQRAEEEKTGEGRQRGVFAFALAGEEVLTRSPFYAATSDPWTMRLERAPPISEPAK